A single Curtobacterium sp. MCJR17_020 DNA region contains:
- a CDS encoding carbohydrate ABC transporter permease, whose translation MTATPTTTTTNTAAALGRPGAAGNDRGRGFRRGWLGTAVTHLCLIVGVLLSIFPFWWLLVMSTSTNAEIFGYPPSLWFGDNALANVASVFSNVDMLRALLNTVLVAGSTAVLVMLFDSLAAFAFAKYEFPFKRTLFTVMLATFLVPGSLSLVPSFVLMANLGWIGGLQALIIPGAANAFGIFLLRQFATSSIPNEVIDSARVDGAGFFRTWWSVAVPMLRGGLAFLGIFTFITAWNDYVWPLIVLIDPKGQTLQVALAGLSSVNATDLGAVMAGAVISVFPLIGVFIIGSRHFIANIAAGALKG comes from the coding sequence ATGACCGCGACACCGACCACGACGACGACCAACACCGCCGCGGCACTCGGGCGACCGGGGGCCGCGGGGAACGACCGCGGCCGCGGGTTCCGCCGCGGCTGGCTCGGGACCGCCGTCACGCACCTCTGCCTGATCGTCGGGGTGCTGCTGTCGATCTTCCCGTTCTGGTGGCTGCTCGTGATGTCGACGTCGACGAACGCCGAGATCTTCGGCTACCCGCCGTCGCTCTGGTTCGGCGACAACGCCCTCGCGAACGTTGCGTCCGTGTTCAGCAACGTGGACATGCTGCGGGCACTCCTGAACACCGTGCTCGTGGCCGGCAGCACCGCCGTCCTGGTCATGCTGTTCGACTCGCTCGCCGCGTTCGCGTTCGCGAAGTACGAGTTCCCGTTCAAGCGCACGCTCTTCACCGTCATGCTCGCCACGTTCCTGGTGCCGGGCAGCCTGTCGCTGGTGCCGAGCTTCGTGCTCATGGCGAACCTCGGGTGGATCGGCGGCCTGCAGGCGCTCATCATCCCCGGGGCGGCGAACGCGTTCGGCATCTTCCTGCTCCGGCAGTTCGCCACCTCGTCGATCCCGAACGAGGTCATCGACTCGGCCCGGGTGGACGGAGCGGGGTTCTTCCGCACCTGGTGGTCGGTGGCGGTCCCGATGCTCCGCGGCGGGCTCGCGTTCCTCGGCATCTTCACCTTCATCACGGCCTGGAACGACTACGTCTGGCCGCTCATCGTCCTCATCGACCCGAAGGGACAGACCCTGCAGGTGGCCCTGGCCGGACTGAGCTCGGTGAACGCGACGGACCTCGGGGCGGTGATGGCCGGCGCCGTGATCAGTGTGTTCCCGCTCATCGGAGTCTTCATCATCGGCTCGCGCCACTTCATCGCCAACATCGCCGCCGGAGCACTGAAGGGCTGA
- a CDS encoding sugar ABC transporter permease, whose translation MSTKQAPPTTSIPAVVGTPTSSITTAATGKRYGLRRFWPQYVAIAPFYVLFLVFGLFPIVFSIVLSFTDWDGVGSPAFVGLAQYQYLLGDPRFWNAVGNTFLIWVMSTIPMLFLALVLAFLLHGNIRAKGFYRVAFFVPNVTSMVAMAIVFGSVFSDGFGLVNAALRALGADPVGWLSSYWGIKVTISVMVIWRWTGYNAIIYLAGLQSISTELYDAAKVDGANAWQIFSRITVPLLRPVILFTLITSTIGGLGLFTEPQILFNGQAVGGPDEAGMTIVLYQYEQAFNQFDFGYGSAIAWVLFLFSVVFAIINWRLLSERDGLKTPRRLRVARTVRTSTKGVDA comes from the coding sequence AGGCACCACCGACCACGAGCATCCCCGCGGTCGTCGGGACCCCGACGTCCTCCATCACCACCGCAGCGACCGGCAAGCGGTACGGGCTCCGCCGGTTCTGGCCGCAGTACGTCGCGATCGCGCCGTTCTACGTGCTCTTCCTGGTGTTCGGGCTGTTCCCGATCGTGTTCTCGATCGTGCTGTCGTTCACCGACTGGGACGGGGTCGGCTCCCCCGCGTTCGTCGGTCTGGCCCAGTACCAGTACCTGCTCGGCGACCCGCGGTTCTGGAACGCCGTCGGCAACACGTTCCTCATCTGGGTCATGTCGACGATCCCGATGCTGTTCCTCGCGCTCGTGCTCGCGTTCCTGCTGCACGGCAACATCCGGGCGAAGGGCTTCTACCGCGTCGCGTTCTTCGTGCCGAACGTCACGAGCATGGTCGCGATGGCGATCGTGTTCGGCTCGGTGTTCTCCGACGGCTTCGGTCTGGTGAACGCGGCCCTGCGCGCACTCGGGGCGGACCCGGTCGGGTGGCTGTCGTCGTACTGGGGCATCAAGGTCACCATCTCGGTGATGGTGATCTGGCGCTGGACGGGCTACAACGCCATCATCTACCTGGCCGGACTGCAGTCCATCTCGACCGAGTTGTACGACGCCGCCAAGGTGGACGGCGCGAACGCGTGGCAGATCTTCTCGCGCATCACCGTGCCGCTGCTGCGCCCGGTGATCCTGTTCACCCTCATCACGTCGACGATCGGCGGGCTCGGGCTCTTCACGGAGCCGCAGATCCTGTTCAACGGACAAGCGGTGGGCGGCCCCGACGAGGCCGGCATGACGATCGTGCTCTACCAGTACGAGCAGGCGTTCAACCAGTTCGACTTCGGGTACGGATCGGCGATCGCCTGGGTGCTGTTCCTGTTCTCCGTGGTGTTCGCGATCATCAACTGGCGTCTGCTCAGTGAACGCGACGGTCTGAAGACCCCACGACGACTCCGCGTGGCCCGCACGGTCCGCACCAGCACGAAGGGGGTCGACGCATGA
- a CDS encoding TetR/AcrR family transcriptional regulator, producing the protein MASARDRVLDSFVAIVCEDGERPATLDAVAARAGVSKGGLLYHFGSKAALVEGLCERLSDLSAIDVERMAEAEDGAARYFVRNCLFVGSELDLALLAASRLQQAGYEEAGRTLDDTENAWLVTLVDALHDEPTAQAVKLLGDGLYHQASLGAASDGRPKRSTVDMDALLAVVDRLIATKPGA; encoded by the coding sequence ATGGCCAGTGCCCGCGACCGCGTCCTCGACAGCTTCGTCGCCATCGTGTGCGAAGACGGCGAACGTCCCGCGACGCTCGACGCCGTCGCCGCCCGCGCCGGTGTCTCCAAGGGCGGGCTGCTGTACCACTTCGGCTCCAAGGCGGCCCTGGTCGAGGGGCTGTGCGAGCGGCTCTCCGACCTGTCCGCCATCGACGTCGAGCGCATGGCCGAGGCCGAGGACGGCGCCGCCCGCTACTTCGTCCGCAACTGCCTGTTCGTCGGCAGCGAGCTCGACCTCGCGCTCCTCGCTGCGAGCCGCCTGCAGCAGGCCGGCTACGAAGAAGCGGGCCGGACCCTCGACGACACCGAGAACGCGTGGCTCGTGACCCTCGTCGACGCGCTCCACGACGAACCCACCGCCCAGGCGGTCAAGCTCCTCGGTGACGGCCTGTACCACCAGGCCTCCCTCGGTGCCGCGAGCGACGGTCGACCGAAGCGCAGCACCGTCGACATGGATGCGCTCCTCGCCGTCGTCGACCGTTTGATCGCGACGAAGCCCGGCGCGTGA